The following nucleotide sequence is from Harmonia axyridis chromosome 5, icHarAxyr1.1, whole genome shotgun sequence.
gataaaaattattcgaacttGTTATCCCGTCTGGTTCTCACTACATTGAACAGTGTTGATCCAAAATTGTTTAATGTTTTCAATCAGCATCTGTTTGATGATGAACCAGAGAGAATCCATGGTCCTCCTATAACGAAAATGATTCTAAATGATTCTGGaaacttatttcaatttgaggatTCACCACGAATTGAGAAATCGACAGAGTGCAAAATTAGATTTGAATCCGTTGAGAAGTAGATTGACAAAAACTATATTTCAAAATcaacagatttttttaataatatttaaaaccaataattttatttatactgtATTTCTATGATAAATATATTCCTTTGTTTTATTGAACCAATAGATTTTTCTAATAatatttgtaaaccaatattttatatttatattctgtatttctttgataaatatattctgttattttttcTGATGTCTTTTCTCTCTATTGCTACATTCATGACCTGTTTTCATATGATTGAATAATATACAGTAATATTTTCCTTATATCAAATCTAGGAAGTCTTCTGCGCGCATTATTAATTttagtatatattatatatattatattaggtatatatatatatatatatatatttgctgAGAATATTATTGTACCCATAAAAGCAGAAATGAAAAGACatgaaattgcaaataatgatttttatgttttagAGAAAGATTGGGGAACTTGAAGTCAGGCACgggaaaatagtaattttttttgtcagtaattttaattattttataaaagTAGCAGTACTCCATCATTTTGTCATGTTTCAACTTttctgaaaatacaaaatggGGCCTAAGACAATTTACctcaaattttcagtaaatcattgttcatgaaaaatagttttcactagtttattatgttttgaaaaagttgaataaattcaattcaaatccaCCAGCCGATCATGCCATTCAGTGTTGAATAAAACGTTAAATCAGATTCTCGAAAAAtttacagaaaatattttatatgagaaaatgcaatagaaaaaaagaatttctgcGAATTCCGACTGCCATTCACCTCTTAAGaaatgtgaaataataatttgagtgttaaattgaaattcggacagtgaaaaatatttcatctgTATTTATGTGTAATAATTATCAGAAACCTTTTTTTCCTAACTTCACAATGGCTAAATcataaaactgagaaaaaattGACCTTTTCTAATTACGAgagaattttcataaataaatcacactctaaactatttttgagcatcaattgattatttcaaaatatgttaCGCCACTGCTATAGACGCCGGTCAGACAATGAgctacgaatgttggcatcaaaataAATgcttcagttacaaggcgatttccattcctcttattaatgttctaagggttGAATCAACTTTTATATATGTGTATGGTGCAAATGTATGGAatctgaatatattcattttctaccaaaaaaaccaattttgtgaaaaatgctGAAACATGTCAATTTATATTTctgattattcaatttttgacattCATGCGAGAGAGATGACGTCATCAGCTGTTTTTTGAAATGGGAAAGTATGTCATGTGACACCTTAATTGAAGGTCCTTCAATTACCTACTCAATGGTACAAATCATGTAAGGTTCATTCaagtttaaaaaattattctcttCCTCTAAAACTGTTCATtctaaaaaaatcaataactgTTAAAAATGAAGCTATTTGATAGAATTATTATACAATCAAAGATACACAAAAATGTGAGAATTCATTCCGCAAGATTGTTGTTATACCTTCCGATTCCAGCACCAATTTGAATACATGAGGTTTAAAATTGTTGTTAGATTGTATATAATATAGATTTTTAAGAGGACAGGTTGACCGTGtgataaacaaaattttcaaaaaacgttGTACTTACTTTGTAGTCccccaattttcaattttttacgaCAATCATATCCGTTTTTTCGATAGTTATTCTGCTATTCGAAAAATGCAAGTTTTGATTTACTAGacataataattgaaaatgtttatattcatttctatcaaatcaatatgaatttcaatCAAGTACCTAAGGACTGAATTCATTAAATACATACTTAGAATACAAGTCTCATCTCATAACTTGAATATCATAAAATCGGTCGACATTTTTTTGACTTGAATAATTAACCCGATTTTGTTTAATACTCGTATATACTGATGACTTCAAAAATTTCAGGAAATAGTAAACTATTCTGTGGAACATACATcatataatgaatataatgTTTCTTATGTATTTCAAGTCATGGAGGGACATATGTATACACATCATCGAAAAACAATATTCAAGGATGAGGGGATGGGTCGATATCGCATAGCAATTTTTCCTTGTTATTACTCTCGTGCCATTCAAAATTATCCTTAATATGAAAAAgaccattatttatttttaatgatgagACATCACAGTAAGAAGGAAGGAAACGCGAAATATATCTAGCCCTGAACCGACAGATCCCCCAATCACGTTTTTTCGTATTTCTTCTTATTGTATGAATAATACTATAATTATGACATCACTGGTTGAATCATTTTCAAGAATATGCTATTTAAAATCTCTGATATatattattgatttcattcattgaataatttcttgTGTGTGTAGACATTGTGAGGATTCGTTCCATAGATCTCATTAGGCATGGACCGACTTGTAAATATCTCCTTTAATTTACTTATAATTGTTTCAAGTATTGATTGTGCGACACTACAAAAAGCCTATTCTGATAGACAAGGGAGACATCTTTTAATAAGAAGGGTGCCAGCGGTTGAGGAGTTTCAAAGTGACATTTATGAAGTTTTTGCGAAACCTTATAATTATGTGAGTATTCTTTTTAAGGAATTGAAAACTTTGGGACCATAAATTTACATCGTTATTTCAATAGAAGGAAAAGAACTAATTGAGCATTTGCAAAGCTTGTATGCACAACCACTTGAAAAATCGAGGGAAACTCAGAGTTTCTACCCTTTTGttgatttattattcaataaagaaCGTATAGAATCATTCCaggatattttttcatgaagtaTTGGAGTTATTTTATTTGTATGAATTTCGTTACTTAAATTGAACCTCTCCTAGCTGCTCTGGAAGATCCTTACTTTTTTAGGCGAAACTCGAggaattatatttgaaaatttgtacTATACTGAGTAAAGAAGTTATTGAGCGCCTATTCATTCAACTGCCCTTGAGGACCACACAAATAACTCAAATGAGATGTGTTTTTCTAGATGATAAGATCATCCTGAATGAATATCCGAGTGAATATCTTACACATACCTAACTTAATTTCAATCAGGTCAGATCTgttgttatgaaaatattgtttagtttttccaatattctgctTGTCGAACGACTACTTATATCATGTAACACCTACTCGGATTCAGTCGATCAACGAATTCAACCACGGCATTCGAGATACGATCATTCCCTGAACTTGTGAACACATACATCGTGGCTGCATATTACAGGGTGGACCACGGTCGATGGTACCATAGTCTTTTTCGGAGAACGGAAGGTACGATTTCATCgaacactgagagaaatccttatttttttattgataaagcGCTTATTtgtaggttatttattcacaactatcacagcagatttatatttaatatattcattaatagttgaattatgcattcaaaaaagtttattaatagagaataaaatatttgttcacaaggaatttgataatatttaataaatttcggtgaaaaataatttatatgaactcacgttatctccacaaataacaacaaattttcaaatggtagtcaacgaacatttgctatttatgaataaactctcacaaaacttcaataatttattcactccgAATacaggatttattaataattaacaaactaacataattctagcgatccaatctgtggaaaagtttaaggacacatccctcaaagagaagcgcatctccttgaaggatctgtccttgaacttttcctttgatttgaattttctttttaaacataaaatctgtgttactatgggcttattgaacactgcacatctgtactgaattttgggtttacatcgtttgtacctgctcaATTATTAatgatgttggcagaacagtggttagagtgaacagatgtaatcaagatgactagggttcaaacccggataccctcaaaatgaactctaaaaaattacctagtttggcaaacggttcttctcaaatcctaacaatcggataatagaaacaaccaaaataattatctaagaaatatgttaaccattactaaattgaaatatttttttttattcagcatattacatataaataagttttattaattattactaacctaacctaacctcaactatatttatttccttcaaatggatatttcttcagcattaataatataagttatgcgtaaatgaatgaagtgtaataataaatgatgattattgatgagatttcaaataaattatttatttccatgaaactaatatttgtttgtccatatatccaataaatgattcattaactataatgcattttcgataatatcaaataaacacttctctcagtgaaAATTCGGTTTCTTAGGTGGGAACCACTGCTATATCgatcaaaaatattctcaacgatgcggtgttgccgcttatatcaaaaagtactaacaacttcgatattcaaaatatatcacTGTAGCcctataattattaattatttatgtacAAACTTTCCTGTTCCTATATCTAGAGTCTTTCGAGTAATTGATCGATTTACTTCTGTTTGTATGCCAAACATagcttcaaataaatattatttattgaaacttattTATCCCACTAATTTCTATaatctgataaaaaaaaatatttatcgcTCTGGTAGTTGAATcctagaaagctgaaatttcgaGTATAGATTAACAATATCCCGTGTATCATTTACGTGTAATAAAATACTACACTAATCACACAGGGCTGTCCGAAATCATAGACATCAACGAGATAtagtaaaatgatgaaaagtgAGCTTTTTTTAACATGGAATGACTTACATCGACTTGAGtaaacacagtggcgacaatttgttcaaattgagcctaaaaatgccAAGACGATCGAATATATCGATCAAATATTTTCGGTGAAAAATTGTTTGTTGAAAATTCCCTATTGGGAGGTAATCATCTCTCGTAATCCACCCCTCCCCTCAGGAATGATTTCGCATATAAATTCTGAGAATGAGGCTGAATaggattattattttatttcaatatttatgctcaagaatgattttatttcagttaGGTACCTATTATAACATCCAAAGTGTGGTGTTATTTCCATAGTTATTTCTATAGCTAATTTATAATGGCTTCAATTAATTATGTTTGTTGCAGGATCTGCATCAAATAACAGCAATTGCTGTTCTGAAAAATGATGAAGTGTCTGGTGAAATAACTTTTACCCAGTTACCAGCCGGTCCGGTTCATATAAAAGGCAACATTACAGGTTTACCTCTAGGTAAACATGGATTTCATATTCACCACTCTGGAGATCTGAGGAGTGGTTGTGAAAAATTAGGATCTCATTTCAATCCATACTTTGTGAGTTGATTACATTATACTTTTTTTAATAATCTCTTAATTTCCTTTAATTATCTTTTCTACATCAATATTTAGAATTGACGGTGATTTGCTTCTGAATTCCCAACTACGAGATCATTCAATAAGTTCTGGGCCTGGTGCAAAATCTTTCgattgaatatgattttttttactttatattaggggttgtccattaatcacgtgatctttttttagcattttttaaccccccctcccccattggtgatacgtagtgaggtttaagatcaccccccctcccccttctcaacatcacgtgtatttttagtacctacaacgaatcttaaaattttctgaatattatcttaatttaaatacaggtataaactataatcttattttattctgaaattaaggaccataataaaaatgtctacaccaggttgcaagtttttttttattgccataacaataataataaacgaagagtgtaatcatagcaaaaacatgtattgtactagtacatgaatatatttaatgtagtcaaggtcactacacgccgcgccgtgccgcttaatatttgtttaaaaatcgcgcgtttgacgaaaaaataaatacacgtgatatcgtactacaccccccctcccccttgtgatattttcgtgatttttatcaaacccctccccccctttcaagcctcacgtgattaatggacaaccccttactTACTTATAatttcttttctctatttcagtatcgtaatgagttcattacagttctaaaaactcattacagcatcgtttttagttatatttttcggtttgtggttgtctatactgacttccaatcctatcaaatttcaacaaacgtcaataattgtcaatataatataatttggatatagtgaaatgatttgcagccTTATTCGCAATTTATCTTAATTCAGGTGGTTTTAAATTGATTTCATCAGacataactaacgaatttaaggcttaattgtaaattatttcaaaattcgaaacgtacgattcatattcaaattccgtaatctgtcaatgttcgtaacagtcacaccaactgccaagatacaatacaaaagtcactaggatatataatctgaatttttcattgaatttcgacaatatctcacaaaacttgactgaaatagagaaaatatcgtctaatactcgttgcagaaggcaactcgctccttcgtcgcccgttttcgaatttcgcattcgtgttggaataggagcccattctgcaacttgttttagaatatactattattttttctaatcaATGGACTCAATAACCACCCTCGTTACGATTGTTTGcatcaagcttcaaaagatgcgtgttAAAATTTAGGTACATGAAGTTAAGGCTGGATCAAGATATTCAAGGTTGAGTGATGctttatttgttgttgtttgtaaAATTGATAATTATTGACGAAACAATGTTTTTTAGTGAAAAAAGCATTGTACACGCGGAGCAATAGCTTGATAACTGGTATTCAGACTCTATTTCATCAACATCAACGTTCAAAAAGTGGTATACTGATGATTTTATAGATGTTCGAAGAACCACCGACAATGCTGAACATTGTGATAGCTCGAAATAGGAAGTTATTTCTGAAAACATCCAACATGTCCACGAAATGGTTTCGAGATAGCGCCAATTGAAGTTGAGTGAAAGTTGTCATTAGAAGGCAGTTTACTCATTTTATTTTtgcttaaataatatttcatgagGAAACATTGTCCGTAATGGGCGAGTCTCGCTCAACGCTGatgatttgattgaaaaaaaggaaCAACGTCTCGTCGCTGTTTGCAGCTGATTGAGTGGAATAAACAGAAATTGGGCGTCGATATGTAATAGTGGATGAAACATGAATTCATCTCTACAATCGTGAGTCAAAGATAGTGCCCGCTGAGTGGAAATTAGTCGGTGAAAGCTGTCCGAAGCGACtaaaatctcaaacatcagctggcaGGGTTATGGTATTCGTACATTAtatcttattattatattatattattatatcttctTTGATAAGAATTGAACCATGAACCCTACTCGATAACTGAGTATTTTAACTGTGATTTCCAAGTCTGATCGGTCTCTTTCAATCATTTCTCATTTTCATATCTGTATTTAGTTtgacttgttttattttcgaactgTATTCAGATTGGGAAaacaaattatattattattattatcatattgttcattgactatcttgacaaatataaaatcatcaacAATGAATAACACCTATCGATTAAGTGCAGAATTTAAGAAACGTCATCGACTGCATAAgacaaaaaatatctttcaccaACACTCTCCTTGTTAGGGATTCATGACtaggcttgatattcaagctacttggctagagcatgacttgaaatcaactcaagttcaagtcaaatagtagtttttcaatgttaagttcAGTActggataaataaatacttgacttgtcattgaaaaattattacttgacttgaacttgagttgatttcaagtcaagctcaagcgaagtagcttgaatatcaagccaagtagcttggatatcaagtcaagccgtgaataccTACTCCTTGTCACAAATAGATGAAAGCCTTGGTTGAATTGAATTAATTGCGCTTCCAACTTCTTGATCACCCTGCCTATTATTTAGTTCTGACCCTCGGTGATTACTGGAGACTGAGGACATCAAATGAATGGCTGCCAAAAGCAGAGATGGACCTGCTACAGAAAagctattgaaaagttagaggaacGTTTGGGTAAATATTTCAATCTTGAATGAGAGTCAGCTGATGAAGAAAGtcgaattctcaaaaaaaaaaaatgtgttttagtgGTATTGCCATTTGGTGGGCAATAttatctcaaatttttcagCCGATTTAACTATTGCCGGCAGAGAAGGTGTTTCACGCCGAACTAAAGTGTTTTTATTCTGCGACATTGTAGTTTTCATTTGTCATATGTCAATAGATGACTGTtcaaagtgacagctgcctagaAAAATCCCCTATTATATTCGGTAGTTGATTATAATAACAACTATTTCTTGGAATGACCTACTGTAGtttgattaaatttgaatatattatcaTAGGTCCAGCATGGTGGTCCACTCGACCCTTTACGACATGTTGGTGACATTGGAAATGTAGAAGCTGGAAATGACGGAACAGTGGAAGTGAATATAATCGATAATTTGGTACAATTGACCGGATATCCTAGAGGAGTTGTGGGTAGAGCTGTTGTAATAACTTCAGATCCAGATGACTATGGACGCGGTGGTGATGCTAATAGTCTTGTTGATGGAAACTCTGGAAAACCTATTGTTTGTGGTGTCATAGCATATATAAAATAGTTATTATGGTGATTTTCAGtccaatttttatgtttttcataattatatttttttacaacttaacaaattaaaaatcacTTCTGAGAGGTGGAAGTttgaaatgctttgttttcattTACTACCTTATTATGAATTTATATGGAAGTCGCAGTGAAAAATGTTCACAAATTACATTAGAAGATTCCTAAGAATTATTATAAAGTTCAAAAGTGTCTAATGGATGAAGGATACGAGGATACGTATTCCGACGGTATCAAGTCGTCTCACTGCACGAACAGTCTAAGTCTCCACTCTCCGATGAAGAAAGCATAACAGGCACCAAAGACTTTTTCCAGAATCATAAGATATCAGAACGCAGATCATAGAATGTATCGTTGATTCGTTTTCGAGGTttctaaaaaattattgaaatatttttctatatattaTCATATGATCTTATAATCTGATGATCAATCAAAGCATTAACTTCGCCTGCAACAAGTTTAGcatgattttattatatatatttgggGACCTTTCCATGAAGTGCCAGCAAAACCGACGTCCAAACTCTTCGTCAAACCGCTGTCTCCCAAATCATCTGGCATATTGAATGCACAATTTTCAAAACTCTATCGTTTAGGGTTTCACAATTTAGCCGATATTTGATATAATTCGGCCACTTTACGGTTTTCAAGCTTCATAATTGATGCCTCATGCAGAAGTCTGGATCTTTGTaccgatcgctctatcatttcgtttataatatttgtattttatttaattttgagccgggaGTGGTCTCAAATTTTAAGTTTCGATTATGTCCGACAAGCCGTAAAATATAACTACTGAacagaaaaatctaaaaatttgaaatttcaagggCTGGTTCGAATCTTGAATAACGTGGTCTAGTTCTTTAATAGGGAAGCAAAATCCAACTGCTCGTTCGAAATTTAGTATTCTTATTAATTGCAAAACTGGTGGTTTAGTCTAGATGAAAATTTACATTTGGATATAGAATGACAATTGTCATCGCTTAATCGGAATTTTAGAAAATCAAAGAATAATATGGTAAGAAAATCGCACAATATTTCCGTCGCAGTGACGTAGtttaaattatacagggtgattcattggtaaatTGGCGGAAAATAAGGTGAAGGGTCTATCTTCATTTATACTCAATACACAGAgcgttttattgattttgtcaacTTCCATTATCCATAACTTTCGAACCACCCTAtagattttcatgatatttagTACGTTTATTTTCTGCAACAACTACTTCATGAAGACATAGCAACTGAATGTTTTACAGATCCGGTCtaggaaaaattgatgaataggattcaaacaaaaaaaaaccctgtgtatcaacattttttttttaatctgataAGATATTCGAATGGAGGAGAAACAACTAAAGAGAGCAAAATATTTCTCGAACTTCCGCATGCGATTTTAATCCTCGATCAATTTAGTGCATAGTAAAGTAATAGGAGAAGTTATAGTTAAGCGATGAAATCGATCGACTAGTTCTTAGGCGGATGTTGCGAAAATTTGATACATAtgtttatttagcgatgaagcacaatTCACCAGAGATggtattgataataattttaaaaatcacaTGTCTGCACCAAACCAAATCCTTTTGCTACAGAACGCCCATTTCTAAAACAGGTTTTCATTTAATGTTTGGTGTGGTGTTtacaattcaatttcatttcaaggCTATTGTGAGCAATTTCTTGAACGAAAATGTTCCAATCGTTGGATAGTTACTGAACCTCATAACTGGCCTGCAAGGAACTCCGACTTGAATCCTATCAATTATTTTGTTTGGGGTTACTCAAAATCAAAAGTTCTCTCGACATGAATAAAGGATAGAATTACCTAGGTACTTAAGAGAATCTAGGACGCTTGTaacgaattgaaaaataatcaataaatgataagaaaatcaatTACTTTTCTAATTGAAGGAACGTAGAAATGCATTGATCAGAGAGGTTCAGCAattattgtgaattttttgtttctcaggcttttttattgtattaaggtttttcattgAAAGTTTATGTTTTTCAGAACTAactttattgtttattttcaatccagatattcaataaattaatttaatccTAGATGCTATCATTTTCAGTGGTGATATCACCAATTGAAATCATTGAAGATTTCGTCAATAGATACAGACCTCTGAACTTCATTGTGTTTCATTtctgtgaaccaaaaaaaatcgataaaattggtaaaattgataaataccaaataaaattgcattttgCAAGAAAATAATTATCGACTTTGTAACAAATTGcaaatgaataatgtattggGTATAAAGTCACTTAAGGATCTTATTAAGTTCGTTATTAAACttggcctagctttcggtcatttacatggccatcttcaggtcactggaaacaatttttttacaatacgaaaaaatatataaaaactcatTAGTTATCTAAATCTGGACTTAcaattaatctgaacctaacaatgcaaaattaggcagaaccataaaaatgagAGTCACCTTCCAATAAAACTTTCtagtcatataataaaatcttaAGATTGTCAAAAACGGtaaaattacaattcaattatcTTAAAATAGATATCTGTAAAACACCTGCCAACAAGAACGTAAACACTCGGAAACTATGAAAATTAACACTGACAACAAATTAAAACTACTAAAACTTCAGTCGACCACAACAGCGTTATGTTAGCTATAAGAACTATTATGATAAATTATTCTACaattatcttcattttatttctaatattaatcacttatcttatcttatttaattatttttgttcattattaGGTCAACCACATTACAATAGATGGCGCTTACACTCTCTGTCTCTGTGACTAGATTTAACGAAGTATTTAATCTCCAAAGACTCAATAAATAATCGTTTAAACTTATTATCTACCGTTCTTAATATCGTAGCGTCCTCAAAATTCATGCGGTGACCCGTCTCAAATGTGTGCGTAGTCGGACCAGTCGATGACTTCAAATTCTGACAGTCTCTCTGGTGTTCTTTCAATCTAGTTTTAAAGTTTCTTCCAGTGTGTCCGATATAAGCCTCACAAACTCCACAATCAATTTTATAAACTATGTTATTCCTGTTCAATTTGTTAGTTCTGTCTTTTATTTTAGTAAACACCAGTGAAGCCAAAGTATGAGGCACCCTTTTAACcacttttatattattttctgttgGTGAGGAACCTTTTATAACAACCGAACAGATTTTATTGGTTAAATTGCGGATATATGGTAGCACAAATATTCTGATGTTATTACCAGAGTCCGGAGTATTAACATCATCAACCACCGGATCTGGAGTCCCAAGTCTCGCTTCCAATCTACTGGGAGTAGGTATTAAACAGTAATTTGTTGAGCAATCTAACAGGATAACCTAACCTCAATAAGTTGAAAAGTTTATTTTTGGATAATTCTTATCCTGTTAGATTGCTTAACAAATTACTGTTTAATACTCCCAGTAGATTGGAAGCGAGACTTCGGACTCCAGATCCGGTGGTTGATGATGTTGTTACTCCGGACTCTGGTAATAACATCAGAATATTTGTGCTACCATTTATCCGCAATTTAACCAATAAAATCTGTTCGGTTGTTATTAAAGGTTCCTCACcaacagaaaataatataaaagtgGTTAAAAGGGTGCCTCATACTTTGGCTTCACTGGTGtttactaaaataaaaaaaagaactaACAAATTGAACAGGAATAACATAGTTTATAAAATTGATTGTGGAGTTTGTGAGGGGTCTTATATCGGACAGACTGGAAGAAACTTTAAAACTAGATTGAAAGAACACCAGAGAGACTGTCAGAATTTGAAGTCATCGACTGGTCTGTCTACGCACAAATTTGAGACGGGTCACCGCATGAATTTTGAGGACGCTACGATATTAAGAACGGTAGATAATAAGTTTAAACGATTATTTATTGAGTCTTTGGAGATTAAATACTTGAATACTTCGTTTAATCTAGTCACAGAGTCGGAGAGTGTTAGCGCCATCTATTGTAATGTGGTTGACCtaataatgaacaaaaataattaaataagatAAAATAAGTGATTAATATtagaaataaaatgaagataattGTTGTATAATTTATCATAATAGTATAGCTAACATAACGCTGTTGTGGTCGACTGAAGTTTcagtatttttaatttgtt
It contains:
- the LOC123680668 gene encoding superoxide dismutase [Cu-Zn]-like; translated protein: MDRLVNISFNLLIIVSSIDCATLQKAYSDRQGRHLLIRRVPAVEEFQSDIYEVFAKPYNYDLHQITAIAVLKNDEVSGEITFTQLPAGPVHIKGNITGLPLGKHGFHIHHSGDLRSGCEKLGSHFNPYFVQHGGPLDPLRHVGDIGNVEAGNDGTVEVNIIDNLVQLTGYPRGVVGRAVVITSDPDDYGRGGDANSLVDGNSGKPIVCGVIAYIK